One part of the Microlunatus elymi genome encodes these proteins:
- a CDS encoding VOC family protein translates to MRLDHLSFAAGPEGAAATAERLGEMLGAQFVDGGFHPRFGTRNWTLPLADETYFEVVEALDHPAADKAPFGQAVRARMNDGGGWLGWVVRVDDLERVEQRLGREAVPGMRHLPTGEQLEWKQIGVKGLQADPQLPFFVHWLSDPSLHPSQSSGGEAKVKLVSLDIAGDPERVDEWLGGTPDQVVADVKINWNAPNGQPGLLAATFSTPTGEVRI, encoded by the coding sequence ATGAGACTTGATCACCTCTCGTTCGCCGCCGGCCCGGAAGGCGCCGCCGCCACCGCAGAGCGACTCGGTGAGATGCTCGGCGCGCAGTTCGTCGACGGTGGTTTCCACCCGAGGTTCGGCACCCGCAACTGGACCCTGCCGCTGGCCGATGAGACCTACTTCGAGGTGGTCGAGGCACTGGATCACCCGGCCGCAGACAAGGCGCCCTTCGGCCAGGCCGTACGGGCTCGGATGAACGACGGTGGCGGCTGGCTGGGTTGGGTGGTCCGCGTTGATGATCTTGAACGGGTGGAGCAGCGGCTCGGACGCGAGGCCGTCCCCGGGATGCGGCACCTGCCCACCGGTGAGCAACTGGAGTGGAAACAGATCGGCGTCAAGGGACTGCAGGCCGATCCGCAGTTGCCGTTTTTCGTGCACTGGTTGAGCGATCCGTCGCTGCACCCGTCGCAGTCCTCCGGCGGCGAGGCGAAGGTGAAGCTGGTCAGCCTTGACATCGCCGGTGATCCGGAGCGGGTGGACGAGTGGCTCGGCGGCACTCCCGATCAGGTTGTCGCCGACGTCAAGATCAACTGGAACGCACCCAACGGGCAGCCGGGTCTGCTGGCCGCGACCTTCAGCACGCCGACCGGCGAGGTCCGGATCTAG
- a CDS encoding histidinol-phosphate transaminase → MPVYRPGKPAPVGPDGVSFKLSSNENPYPPLPGVLAATQQACERMNRYPDMANTELTAELAAKLGVGVDQIAVGTGSVAVLYSLLQAVAGAGDEVIYPWRSFEAYPIAVQLTGARSVQVPNLSDAGHDLEAIRRAVSDATKAILICTPNNPTGPAVDHDQLAAFIDDVPDHIMIIIDEAYLEFGTAPHRARGLELVRPNVASLRTFSKAYGLAGFRVGYLVGDPQVAGAVRAVSAPFGVSLPAQAAAVASLSAEDQLLERVAELIKERSLVLDGLRDLGFAVPDSQSNFVWLPAGERTAEYSDAFAAAGLITRPFVDEPDAGIRITVGEPEANRLILRVAESLPR, encoded by the coding sequence GTGCCTGTCTACCGGCCGGGCAAGCCAGCTCCGGTTGGTCCCGACGGGGTCAGTTTCAAGCTGTCCAGCAACGAGAATCCGTACCCTCCGTTGCCCGGAGTGCTGGCCGCCACCCAGCAGGCGTGCGAGCGGATGAACCGCTACCCGGACATGGCCAACACCGAGCTGACGGCGGAATTGGCCGCCAAGCTCGGCGTGGGCGTCGATCAGATCGCCGTCGGTACCGGCTCGGTGGCGGTGCTCTACAGCCTGTTGCAGGCGGTTGCCGGTGCGGGCGACGAGGTGATCTACCCGTGGCGGAGCTTCGAGGCCTACCCGATCGCGGTGCAGCTCACCGGTGCTCGCAGCGTGCAGGTGCCCAACCTGTCGGACGCCGGTCATGATCTCGAGGCGATCCGCCGGGCGGTCAGTGATGCCACCAAGGCCATCTTGATCTGTACGCCGAACAACCCGACCGGACCGGCCGTCGACCATGATCAACTCGCGGCATTCATCGATGACGTACCTGATCACATCATGATCATCATCGATGAGGCCTACCTGGAGTTCGGCACCGCGCCCCATCGTGCCCGCGGGCTGGAGCTTGTCCGACCGAACGTTGCGTCCCTGCGCACGTTCTCCAAGGCGTACGGGTTGGCCGGCTTCCGGGTCGGCTATCTCGTCGGCGACCCGCAGGTCGCCGGGGCGGTTCGCGCTGTCTCAGCTCCGTTCGGCGTTTCATTGCCGGCACAAGCCGCGGCTGTGGCTTCGCTGTCGGCCGAAGATCAACTACTTGAGCGCGTCGCAGAGTTGATCAAGGAACGCTCGCTCGTCCTGGACGGGCTTCGTGATCTTGGTTTCGCGGTGCCGGACAGTCAATCCAACTTCGTCTGGCTTCCGGCCGGCGAACGGACCGCCGAGTATTCCGACGCCTTCGCCGCTGCCGGGCTGATCACCCGGCCGTTCGTTGACGAGCCCGACGCTGGCATCCGGATCACCGTCGGCGAGCCGGAGGCGAATCGGCTGATCCTCCGAGTGGCGGAGTCGCTGCCCCGTTGA
- a CDS encoding 2'-5' RNA ligase family protein yields MALAVCLLFDPRSDRLLRDLWARLERQGISTLQSHTHRRHQPHLSYAVMLEWDLASVRAAVEALPGGDPLQLSVQGTVCFPRGRAALAVAGSAQLMERQERVAAAVAASGAMLHRHYQPGRWIPHISVATGSNATTLPYVIKSVTDILPFTVCAGRAALVDSSTGEVTPLPRLP; encoded by the coding sequence GTGGCGCTTGCGGTCTGCCTGCTGTTCGACCCGCGCAGCGATCGGCTGCTGCGCGACCTCTGGGCACGGCTGGAGCGGCAGGGAATCAGCACCTTGCAGTCCCACACCCATCGCCGCCATCAACCCCATCTGTCGTACGCGGTCATGTTGGAGTGGGATCTCGCTTCAGTGCGCGCCGCGGTCGAAGCGCTGCCGGGCGGAGATCCGTTGCAGCTGTCCGTCCAAGGCACGGTCTGCTTCCCCCGCGGCCGGGCAGCACTGGCGGTGGCCGGTTCGGCACAGCTGATGGAACGGCAGGAACGGGTCGCTGCCGCCGTGGCGGCGAGCGGAGCGATGCTGCATCGGCACTACCAGCCGGGCCGCTGGATCCCGCACATCTCGGTCGCCACCGGGTCGAACGCGACCACCTTGCCGTACGTGATCAAATCCGTCACCGACATCCTGCCGTTCACCGTGTGCGCCGGGCGCGCAGCACTGGTGGACAGTTCGACCGGCGAGGTGACACCCCTGCCACGACTGCCGTGA
- the disA gene encoding DNA integrity scanning diadenylate cyclase DisA: MASDPAHRNRELEYLALLAPGTPLRDGFERILRGRTGALVVLGNTAEVLALCTGGFELDVPYTPTSLRELSKMDGGIVMTSDLNRIVRAGVQFMPDPQLETLETGTRHRTADRVSRQTGIPVATVSASMSTIAFFLDGSRRPLETSDQIMSRANQAVQTMERYRERLWQNTSRLSALEVEDQVTIKDFALVAQRLEMIRRLELELSDYVIELGTDGRLLRLQLHELGAGLDDLRELLELDYRPQDDGATFGFAGLVDLTSARLLEPLEVARAIGFANQHLDTKISARGFRQLAQINRLPTAYSARLVEHFGNLQGVFGATTAELQQVEGVGESRARIIREGLTRLAESAYSEQLG, from the coding sequence GTGGCATCGGATCCGGCGCACCGTAACCGGGAACTCGAATACCTCGCCTTGTTGGCACCGGGCACGCCGTTGCGGGACGGATTCGAACGGATCCTCCGGGGGCGGACCGGCGCGCTGGTCGTGCTCGGCAACACGGCCGAGGTGCTCGCGCTGTGCACTGGCGGCTTCGAGCTGGACGTGCCGTACACCCCGACCTCGCTGCGGGAGCTGTCCAAGATGGACGGCGGCATCGTGATGACCAGCGACCTGAACAGAATCGTCCGGGCCGGCGTTCAGTTCATGCCCGACCCGCAACTGGAGACGCTGGAGACCGGCACTCGGCATCGCACCGCCGACCGGGTGTCCCGGCAGACCGGCATCCCGGTGGCCACCGTGTCGGCGTCGATGTCGACCATCGCCTTCTTCCTCGACGGCAGCCGGCGCCCGTTGGAGACCTCGGACCAGATCATGTCGCGGGCCAACCAGGCAGTGCAGACCATGGAGCGCTACCGCGAGCGACTCTGGCAGAACACCAGCCGGTTGTCCGCGCTCGAGGTCGAGGACCAGGTCACGATCAAGGATTTCGCGCTGGTCGCGCAACGGCTGGAGATGATCCGCCGGCTGGAGCTGGAACTGTCCGACTACGTGATCGAGCTCGGCACCGACGGCCGACTGCTCCGGTTGCAACTGCACGAGCTCGGCGCCGGTCTGGACGACCTGCGGGAACTGCTGGAGCTGGACTATCGACCGCAGGACGACGGCGCCACTTTCGGATTCGCCGGGCTGGTGGACCTGACGTCGGCACGACTGCTGGAGCCGCTGGAGGTTGCGCGGGCGATCGGCTTCGCCAACCAACACCTGGACACCAAGATCAGTGCCCGCGGATTCCGCCAGTTGGCCCAGATCAACCGGCTTCCGACGGCGTACAGCGCCCGACTGGTCGAACATTTCGGCAACCTGCAGGGCGTGTTCGGCGCGACCACGGCCGAGTTGCAGCAGGTCGAGGGCGTCGGCGAGAGTCGCGCCCGAATCATCCGGGAAGGACTGACCCGGCTGGCCGAATCGGCCTACTCGGAGCAGCTCGGCTGA
- a CDS encoding sugar nucleotide-binding protein, with protein MADLTVTESPIPGLSIIELPLQGDNRGWFKENWQREKMIKLGLPDFGPVQNNISFNEAAGVTRGLHAEPWDKYVALATGRIFGAWVDLREGDSFGTVYTHELGPDTAIFVPRGVANGYQTLEPNTAYSYLVNEHWSEGARSDYTFLNLADETAAIDWPIPLEQCELSEADKGHPRLAEVRPMRPKRTVIIGGNGQLGRALAAALPDAVATDRSVLDLASPSSLAAFDWRDYDVVINAAAHTAVDAAETPQGRRDAWVTNVTGPAALAEIARRHRLTVVHISSDYVFDGSEELHAEEEPLSPLGVYGQTKAAGDLIIAGVPKHYIVRTSWVIGDGNNFVRTMIKLADQGIEPTVVDDQLGRLTFTDDLARGITHLLRVRPAYGVYNLTSDGEPKSWASLAKIIFAARGKSADAVTPVSTETYGKGKDLAPRPANSVLDLTKIKSTGFVPSDQNTALGRYLDDPQ; from the coding sequence ATGGCCGATCTGACCGTCACCGAGTCACCCATCCCCGGATTGTCGATCATCGAGCTGCCCTTGCAGGGCGACAATCGCGGCTGGTTCAAGGAGAACTGGCAGCGGGAGAAGATGATCAAGCTCGGGCTGCCGGACTTCGGCCCGGTGCAGAACAACATCTCGTTCAACGAGGCCGCCGGGGTCACCCGCGGTCTGCATGCCGAACCGTGGGACAAGTACGTGGCGTTGGCCACCGGCCGGATCTTCGGCGCCTGGGTCGACCTGCGGGAAGGCGACAGTTTCGGCACCGTCTACACCCACGAGCTGGGCCCGGACACCGCGATCTTCGTGCCCCGCGGCGTCGCCAACGGCTACCAGACGCTGGAGCCGAACACCGCGTACAGCTATCTGGTCAACGAACACTGGAGCGAAGGGGCGCGCTCCGACTACACATTCCTGAATCTGGCCGACGAGACTGCGGCGATCGACTGGCCGATTCCGCTGGAGCAGTGCGAGCTTTCCGAAGCGGACAAGGGACATCCGCGGCTGGCCGAGGTCCGGCCGATGCGGCCCAAACGAACGGTGATCATCGGCGGCAACGGGCAGCTCGGCCGGGCGCTGGCCGCGGCGCTGCCCGACGCGGTGGCGACCGATCGCTCCGTTCTTGATCTTGCCTCACCCTCGTCGTTAGCCGCCTTCGACTGGCGCGACTACGACGTGGTGATCAACGCCGCCGCGCACACCGCCGTCGATGCCGCCGAGACGCCCCAGGGTCGCCGAGACGCCTGGGTCACCAACGTCACCGGCCCGGCGGCGCTGGCCGAGATCGCCCGTCGACATCGGTTGACCGTGGTCCACATCTCCTCCGACTACGTCTTCGACGGCAGCGAGGAACTGCATGCCGAGGAAGAACCGCTGAGCCCGTTGGGGGTGTACGGGCAGACGAAGGCGGCCGGCGACCTGATCATCGCCGGCGTGCCAAAGCACTACATCGTCCGCACCAGCTGGGTGATCGGGGACGGCAACAACTTCGTCCGTACCATGATCAAACTCGCCGACCAGGGCATCGAACCGACTGTGGTCGATGATCAACTCGGCCGACTGACCTTCACCGACGATCTCGCCCGGGGGATTACTCACCTGCTCCGGGTCCGGCCCGCGTACGGCGTCTACAACCTGACCAGCGACGGCGAACCGAAGAGCTGGGCGAGCCTGGCCAAGATCATCTTCGCTGCCCGCGGCAAGTCGGCGGACGCCGTCACCCCGGTCAGTACCGAGACCTACGGCAAGGGCAAGGATCTCGCGCCGCGTCCCGCCAACAGCGTGCTCGACCTGACCAAGATCAAATCGACCGGATTCGTTCCCAGTGACCAGAACACGGCCCTGGGTCGCTACCTCGACGATCCGCAGTAA
- a CDS encoding GNAT family N-acetyltransferase, translating into MVSDDAPSDAGARSGKRERTAVGEPSPRPRTRTPIGSDELIIVPANEASWTDLQTLFGSRGDPARCWCQRFRMSPGESWASEGPAELAARLREQTACDQPGAGATSGLVGYLDGEPVGWCAVAPRPDHLRMLRNNRVPWDGRDEDKSDDTVWALTCFLTRRGYGGRGVSHALARAAVAFARSRGARAIEGYPDLVEGGYVGTRETFAQAGFIEVHQPTKRKVVMRLDL; encoded by the coding sequence ATGGTGAGTGACGATGCGCCAAGCGATGCTGGCGCGCGGTCCGGCAAACGCGAGCGGACCGCCGTCGGCGAACCGTCGCCGCGGCCTCGTACCCGAACGCCGATCGGCTCGGACGAGTTGATCATCGTCCCCGCCAATGAAGCGAGCTGGACCGACCTGCAGACCCTGTTCGGCTCTCGGGGCGACCCGGCACGCTGCTGGTGTCAGCGGTTCAGGATGAGCCCTGGGGAGTCGTGGGCCTCCGAGGGCCCTGCGGAGCTCGCGGCCCGACTCCGGGAGCAGACGGCTTGTGATCAGCCGGGGGCCGGCGCCACCTCGGGTTTGGTCGGCTACCTCGACGGCGAACCGGTCGGCTGGTGCGCGGTGGCCCCGCGCCCTGATCATCTGCGGATGCTGCGCAACAATCGGGTGCCCTGGGACGGCCGCGACGAGGACAAGTCCGACGACACCGTCTGGGCGCTGACCTGCTTCCTGACCCGTCGCGGGTACGGCGGTCGTGGCGTCAGCCACGCGCTGGCTCGGGCGGCGGTCGCCTTCGCCAGATCACGCGGCGCTCGCGCGATCGAGGGCTATCCCGATCTCGTCGAAGGCGGTTACGTCGGCACTCGGGAGACCTTCGCTCAAGCCGGTTTCATCGAGGTGCATCAGCCGACCAAGCGCAAGGTGGTGATGCGGCTGGACCTGTGA
- a CDS encoding DUF4190 domain-containing protein → MSTQNPQPSFEQPAAQPNQQFAAGQPDPASYGQQAPYDQQTPYGQQAPAPYGQQNPYGGPDQQFVGQPGVPGYGLSDPNAPKKWSGMAIGSFVIGLVVLCISLFSGYAIAAILPIALGVAALRDIKSHGKKGKALAIVGLVFGGISAILYLIGLILG, encoded by the coding sequence ATGAGCACGCAGAATCCGCAGCCCTCCTTCGAGCAGCCCGCCGCGCAGCCGAACCAGCAGTTCGCCGCCGGCCAGCCGGATCCCGCCAGCTACGGCCAGCAGGCCCCGTACGACCAGCAAACACCGTATGGTCAGCAGGCCCCGGCGCCCTACGGTCAGCAGAACCCGTACGGCGGACCGGATCAGCAGTTCGTCGGTCAGCCCGGCGTGCCCGGCTACGGACTGTCGGATCCGAACGCGCCGAAGAAGTGGTCCGGGATGGCGATCGGCAGCTTCGTGATCGGGCTCGTGGTGCTGTGCATCAGCCTGTTCTCGGGCTACGCGATCGCGGCCATTCTGCCGATCGCGCTGGGTGTTGCCGCTCTGCGGGACATCAAGTCCCATGGCAAGAAGGGCAAGGCGCTCGCCATCGTCGGTCTGGTCTTCGGCGGCATCAGCGCCATCCTCTACCTCATCGGCCTGATCCTCGGCTGA
- a CDS encoding methyltransferase family protein: MRRRREVILSAGWGLALGGMFGCLVPWWLGYWQVRWSAEIALWAAVLGMVLVGLGLVPIVGAFAAFVRAGGTPIPAASPPRLVITGWYRYVRNPIYVGFLIVLLGQALIFGSTGMLGYTAVAWGIGALAVRYYEQPRLARRFGTAYAQYRNAVPAWIPRLHPWRPDRKNPV, translated from the coding sequence ATGAGGCGACGTCGCGAGGTGATTCTGTCCGCCGGCTGGGGACTCGCGCTGGGTGGCATGTTCGGCTGTCTGGTGCCCTGGTGGCTCGGGTATTGGCAGGTCCGTTGGTCCGCCGAGATCGCCCTCTGGGCGGCTGTTTTGGGGATGGTCCTGGTCGGGCTCGGGCTGGTGCCGATCGTCGGCGCGTTTGCGGCCTTCGTCCGCGCCGGCGGGACGCCGATCCCGGCTGCTTCGCCGCCACGGCTGGTGATCACCGGCTGGTATCGCTACGTCCGCAACCCGATCTACGTCGGGTTCCTGATCGTGTTGCTGGGCCAGGCGTTGATCTTCGGCTCGACCGGAATGCTCGGCTACACGGCGGTCGCCTGGGGGATCGGCGCGTTAGCGGTCCGCTACTACGAGCAGCCTCGGCTGGCGCGCCGGTTCGGGACAGCGTATGCGCAGTACCGCAACGCGGTGCCTGCCTGGATCCCGCGGCTGCACCCCTGGCGACCAGACCGCAAGAACCCTGTGTAG
- a CDS encoding alpha/beta hydrolase family esterase: MALSTSTMPAGNPVVGSAPGAARRASTRVARTLLRAVLSLALGVILLGSVAGCGSDDPEPLQAGVNDLSIQHRKVVVHVPTHPDGPLPLVLVVHHYTGSIDDAMLYGFENLVDSKRFVAVYPEGVDGSFNAGHCCGDAADKGTDDVALLTSVVKSVEQRVDIDPDRVFVTGFSNGGMMSYRLACQTDLFAAIAPVSGDIESTCDHPSRVSVLHVHGLADPMVTFQPASDAPWRKVDNCAQPKKSTQKTVHRSVARCADGRAVEVITVDGAGHQVPETYAQFNVANTIWAFFEAHPLVAK; this comes from the coding sequence ATGGCCTTGAGCACCTCCACCATGCCGGCCGGCAACCCGGTCGTCGGCTCAGCGCCCGGCGCGGCTCGGAGGGCGTCGACCCGGGTTGCGCGGACGCTGCTGCGAGCAGTCCTGTCGCTCGCCCTCGGCGTGATCTTGCTCGGCAGTGTCGCCGGCTGCGGCTCAGATGACCCAGAGCCGTTGCAGGCGGGCGTGAACGACCTGTCGATCCAGCACCGGAAGGTGGTCGTCCACGTACCGACTCATCCGGACGGTCCGCTGCCACTGGTGCTCGTGGTGCACCACTACACCGGCTCGATCGACGACGCGATGCTGTACGGCTTCGAGAATCTCGTGGACAGCAAGCGATTCGTGGCCGTCTATCCCGAAGGCGTCGACGGATCCTTCAACGCCGGGCACTGCTGCGGTGATGCCGCCGACAAGGGCACCGACGATGTTGCGCTCCTGACGTCGGTGGTGAAGTCCGTCGAGCAACGTGTCGACATCGATCCGGACCGGGTCTTCGTCACCGGCTTCTCCAACGGCGGCATGATGTCGTACCGGCTGGCCTGCCAGACCGACCTGTTCGCCGCCATCGCGCCCGTTTCGGGAGACATCGAAAGCACCTGCGACCACCCGTCGCGGGTGTCGGTGCTGCACGTCCACGGACTCGCCGACCCGATGGTCACGTTTCAGCCGGCCTCGGACGCACCGTGGCGGAAGGTCGACAACTGCGCGCAGCCCAAGAAGAGCACTCAAAAGACCGTGCACCGTTCGGTCGCCCGCTGTGCCGACGGCCGGGCGGTCGAGGTGATCACCGTCGACGGCGCGGGCCACCAAGTGCCGGAAACGTACGCCCAATTCAACGTTGCGAACACGATCTGGGCGTTCTTCGAGGCGCATCCCCTCGTCGCGAAGTGA
- the radA gene encoding DNA repair protein RadA yields the protein MAKTKNRPGYHCTECGWTSARWVGRCGECQTWGSVVDDAAPKLQQVQSQVPQAKAMPIGQVSARAAMRAKTGVGELDRVLGDGLVPGAVVLLAGEPGVGKSTLLLEVAARWAKAGRRTLYVSGEESAAQVRLRAGRTDALADELYLAAETDLGTVLGHIEETQPSLMVLDSVQTVGTAEADGSPGGPSQVREVTGALVRVAKRRGMAVMIVGHVTKDGAIAGPRLLEHLVDVVLAFEGDKHSGFRMVRATKNRFGPADEVGCFEMGENGIVEVPDPSGLFTSRHDEAVSGTCVTVTMEGKRPLLAELQALVAPSNLQAPRRTTHGIESSRMAMVLAVIERRAGIKLYNCDVYASTVGGARVHDPAADLAIAVAVASAATNQAVDRSTIVLGEVGLAGELRRVPGTERRLAEAARLGFTEAVVPPESSQDRAGGREQKHGMTLHRVTNIGNALGVLNLLPAKPNRGGRHESSSDAGSDRPVLHTIG from the coding sequence ATGGCCAAGACGAAGAACCGACCGGGCTATCACTGCACCGAGTGCGGCTGGACCTCCGCGCGCTGGGTGGGCCGCTGCGGCGAGTGTCAGACCTGGGGCAGCGTGGTGGACGACGCAGCACCGAAGCTGCAGCAGGTGCAGTCGCAGGTTCCGCAGGCCAAGGCGATGCCGATCGGCCAGGTCAGCGCCCGGGCCGCGATGCGAGCCAAGACCGGCGTCGGGGAACTCGACCGCGTTCTCGGTGACGGGCTGGTGCCGGGCGCGGTGGTGCTGTTGGCCGGCGAGCCGGGAGTCGGCAAGTCGACCCTGTTGTTGGAGGTCGCGGCGCGCTGGGCGAAGGCGGGCCGGCGCACGCTGTACGTGTCCGGCGAGGAGTCTGCCGCCCAGGTCCGACTGCGGGCGGGCCGGACCGACGCGCTCGCCGACGAGCTGTATCTGGCCGCGGAGACCGACCTGGGCACCGTGCTCGGCCACATCGAGGAGACCCAACCCTCATTGATGGTGCTGGACTCGGTGCAGACCGTCGGCACCGCCGAGGCGGACGGCTCACCGGGCGGTCCGAGTCAGGTCCGTGAGGTCACCGGCGCGCTGGTCCGGGTGGCCAAGCGCCGCGGGATGGCGGTGATGATCGTCGGCCATGTCACCAAGGACGGCGCGATCGCCGGGCCGCGGCTGCTGGAGCATCTGGTGGACGTGGTGCTCGCGTTCGAGGGCGACAAGCATTCGGGATTCCGGATGGTGCGGGCGACCAAGAACCGGTTCGGCCCGGCGGACGAGGTCGGCTGCTTCGAGATGGGTGAGAACGGGATCGTCGAGGTTCCCGACCCGTCCGGCCTGTTCACCTCCCGGCACGACGAAGCGGTTTCCGGCACCTGTGTGACGGTCACGATGGAGGGCAAACGGCCGCTGCTGGCCGAGCTGCAGGCCCTGGTCGCGCCGAGCAATCTGCAGGCGCCGCGCCGGACCACCCACGGCATCGAGTCGAGCCGGATGGCGATGGTGCTCGCGGTGATCGAACGACGAGCCGGGATCAAGCTTTACAACTGCGATGTGTACGCCTCGACCGTCGGCGGCGCACGGGTGCACGATCCGGCCGCGGACCTGGCAATCGCGGTGGCGGTCGCGTCGGCGGCGACGAATCAGGCAGTTGACCGTTCGACGATCGTGCTCGGCGAGGTCGGTCTGGCCGGGGAGCTACGTCGCGTGCCCGGCACCGAACGCCGCTTGGCCGAGGCCGCTCGGCTCGGTTTCACCGAGGCCGTGGTGCCGCCCGAGTCGAGCCAGGACCGCGCTGGTGGCCGGGAGCAGAAACACGGCATGACGCTGCATCGGGTCACCAACATCGGCAACGCGTTGGGTGTGCTCAACCTGCTGCCGGCGAAGCCGAATCGGGGCGGCAGACACGAATCCAGTAGCGATGCCGGCTCCGACCGACCGGTGCTGCACACGATCGGCTGA
- a CDS encoding TetR/AcrR family transcriptional regulator translates to MGTGGQARTRLARGAVIAAAQTLFLERGYAATTMEAISRQSDVPSATVYRLFSSKLGILRAMIAVSVDGTPEAIPLPEQPEARELLKSQDPTEQLAGFAAICRQVNDRTCQLYQVLVSAAASDPAAADLLAELAKQRKAGQDRIARALSRDKSLRPGLRQRDAADIIHALMSPELYRLLVIDRGWKPDKYQSWLAGTLIDQLLSARD, encoded by the coding sequence ATGGGCACGGGTGGGCAGGCGCGGACCCGGTTGGCCAGGGGTGCGGTGATCGCCGCCGCGCAGACACTGTTTCTGGAGCGGGGCTACGCGGCGACGACGATGGAGGCGATCAGCCGGCAGTCCGACGTCCCATCGGCGACCGTCTACCGGTTGTTCTCCTCCAAACTCGGCATCCTTCGAGCGATGATCGCCGTCAGCGTCGACGGTACCCCGGAGGCGATCCCGCTCCCGGAACAACCCGAGGCACGGGAACTGCTGAAGAGCCAAGACCCGACGGAACAGTTGGCCGGGTTCGCCGCGATCTGCCGGCAGGTGAACGATCGCACCTGCCAGCTGTATCAGGTGCTGGTCAGCGCAGCCGCATCGGATCCCGCCGCCGCCGACCTGCTCGCCGAGCTAGCCAAACAACGCAAGGCCGGGCAGGATCGGATCGCTCGCGCGTTGTCCCGCGACAAGTCCCTCAGGCCCGGCCTGCGGCAACGCGACGCGGCCGACATCATCCATGCGCTGATGTCTCCGGAGCTCTACCGGCTGCTGGTGATCGACCGCGGCTGGAAGCCGGACAAGTACCAAAGCTGGCTCGCCGGCACGCTGATTGATCAGCTGCTGTCCGCGCGCGACTGA
- a CDS encoding phosphotransferase has translation MQTPTVLVRVAAQLRKSVAGWERPECGLSAAERWVARFSDGSSVFVKAATDELTAGWLRNESDALQTAGTRFGPEVVGWLSDDEFPVLITQDLSDGYWPAGTGTVQWRQGDMDIVLHDLGQLSSLAGVELSPIPEVAPHWEGLLAGDALIGAGLCSPRWIATYGADLISSELPAGPTVQRALVHGDVRSDNLCILPSAQARFVDWSQAGAGHPLQDLITLLPTLRLEGGPRPSTLLAEPSGLIVRHAGAAIARALSDRNGPSWLRQVLFELATINLQWVCDVLGLAPAGRVD, from the coding sequence ATGCAGACACCCACGGTGCTGGTACGCGTCGCAGCCCAGCTGAGGAAGTCGGTGGCCGGATGGGAGCGGCCCGAGTGCGGACTGTCTGCCGCAGAGCGTTGGGTGGCGCGCTTCTCGGACGGTAGCAGCGTTTTCGTCAAGGCTGCGACCGACGAACTCACCGCCGGGTGGCTGAGGAACGAGTCCGACGCGTTGCAGACGGCCGGTACCCGCTTCGGACCGGAGGTCGTCGGCTGGCTGAGCGATGACGAGTTCCCGGTTCTGATCACGCAGGATCTGAGCGACGGCTACTGGCCCGCCGGAACCGGCACCGTGCAGTGGCGTCAGGGCGACATGGACATCGTGCTGCACGACCTGGGTCAGCTCAGCTCGCTGGCAGGCGTGGAGCTGTCGCCGATTCCGGAGGTGGCGCCGCACTGGGAAGGGCTGCTGGCCGGCGATGCGCTGATCGGCGCCGGGTTGTGCAGCCCGCGGTGGATTGCAACGTACGGCGCAGACCTGATCAGCAGCGAGCTTCCGGCCGGCCCCACCGTCCAACGCGCATTGGTGCACGGCGACGTACGCAGCGACAACCTGTGCATTCTGCCGAGCGCCCAGGCCCGGTTCGTCGACTGGTCGCAAGCCGGTGCCGGTCATCCGCTGCAGGATCTGATCACGTTGCTGCCGACTCTCAGGCTGGAAGGCGGACCCCGTCCGTCAACACTGCTGGCGGAGCCGTCCGGTCTGATTGTCCGGCACGCGGGGGCAGCGATCGCCCGCGCGCTGAGCGATCGGAACGGCCCGTCCTGGTTGCGGCAGGTGCTGTTCGAGCTCGCGACCATCAACCTGCAGTGGGTGTGCGACGTCCTCGGTCTCGCCCCGGCCGGCCGAGTCGATTGA